A region from the Stygiolobus caldivivus genome encodes:
- a CDS encoding DUF973 family protein, protein MSWDLELLGLNKLKSGALYMFIAPFLLIVAVILIVVTGFVSAFFSQNNNLPTSPSSGLPVITPSQAGGLLAGLTVGAILAFISLILSLVGIFSIRSGFGNLSYKVRDVEIGKTGTTLIIVNIILSFILPIVILLFAFLAPSSFNPIDFSLFYDGIQIILLILGVIGNILIGIGYYRVGNIYGSDATRIGGILIATIILSIVGFILAYIGLGGIINKIRSGGQPVSQGTYYPQPPYVQPAIYQEGGQGILTSQGVLNFQVYSTVPATLILAFIEGVNISTSTIWPQSIPPNQITNVTAKFTPIQVTPNAQYRVRVTALVNGVTTDFVVIAVGT, encoded by the coding sequence ATGAGTTGGGATTTAGAACTTTTAGGCCTAAACAAGCTTAAGAGCGGGGCACTATACATGTTTATCGCTCCTTTTCTCCTGATAGTAGCGGTTATATTAATTGTCGTTACGGGATTCGTCTCGGCGTTTTTCTCACAAAACAATAACTTACCTACTTCCCCCAGTTCTGGACTCCCCGTTATAACCCCTTCCCAAGCAGGCGGGCTATTAGCAGGTTTAACGGTAGGTGCCATACTAGCGTTCATCTCCCTCATCCTGTCCTTAGTAGGTATTTTCAGTATAAGAAGTGGGTTCGGCAACTTGTCATACAAAGTACGAGACGTGGAGATAGGGAAGACCGGGACTACGCTGATAATAGTTAATATAATACTTTCCTTTATCCTACCCATAGTCATTCTGCTATTCGCCTTTCTAGCACCCTCATCCTTTAACCCTATTGACTTTTCATTATTCTACGACGGGATACAGATAATACTCCTGATATTAGGGGTTATAGGTAACATACTAATAGGGATAGGGTATTATAGGGTAGGTAATATATACGGCTCCGATGCTACAAGGATAGGCGGGATACTCATAGCTACCATTATACTATCTATCGTAGGGTTCATCTTAGCTTACATAGGGTTAGGAGGAATAATAAACAAAATACGTAGCGGTGGACAACCTGTCTCTCAGGGCACGTACTACCCACAGCCACCTTATGTCCAACCTGCAATATACCAAGAGGGTGGTCAGGGTATACTTACGTCACAAGGGGTGTTAAACTTCCAAGTATACTCCACTGTACCGGCTACCCTCATCTTAGCTTTTATAGAAGGGGTGAATATAAGCACGTCGACTATCTGGCCCCAGAGCATCCCCCCGAACCAAATAACTAATGTAACGGCTAAGTTCACACCTATCCAAGTGACCCCAAACGCCCAGTATAGGGTCAGGGTCACCGCTTTGGTAAACGGGGTGACGACGGACTTCGTCGTGATAGCTGTGGGTACCTAA
- a CDS encoding cyclase family protein, translating to MIIDLSVRIENGMPFYPGDPEPSLVEIRKEDYVIHKVTIGTHTGTHVDVPYHFIPDGKRLDQIPLEKFMGKAYVTDNVDKLTDADILLIYTGSSKYWKKGWRMENFATINIEVARKIIDKGYKMVGIDSPSIGDNEVHRLLLSHEVLIVENLSENLKTIVGELVNFQALPLNIVGVDGSPVRAIAVK from the coding sequence GTGATAATAGACCTATCCGTTAGGATAGAAAACGGGATGCCCTTTTACCCCGGCGACCCGGAGCCGAGTCTGGTGGAAATCAGGAAAGAAGACTATGTCATCCATAAGGTCACTATAGGTACACACACGGGTACGCATGTAGATGTCCCATACCATTTTATACCTGACGGTAAGAGGTTGGACCAGATACCGTTAGAGAAGTTTATGGGTAAGGCTTATGTAACCGATAATGTGGACAAGCTCACAGACGCCGACATACTCCTGATCTATACCGGTTCTAGCAAGTATTGGAAAAAAGGCTGGAGGATGGAAAACTTTGCAACAATAAACATTGAAGTAGCGCGGAAGATAATAGATAAGGGGTATAAGATGGTGGGGATAGACTCGCCTAGTATAGGGGATAACGAGGTCCATAGGCTACTCCTAAGTCATGAAGTCTTAATAGTCGAGAACCTTTCGGAGAACCTCAAGACCATAGTAGGCGAGTTAGTCAACTTTCAGGCACTACCGTTAAATATTGTAGGCGTAGACGGTTCACCTGTAAGGGCAATTGCTGTAAAGTGA
- a CDS encoding zinc ribbon domain-containing protein: MTKYCPKCGTPNPDEAVFCGKCGFRFPPIQQPTPLPQQPQPAYPTYPQQPAYPQQTYPQYYPQRQHWTETIGGKLILAGGLILGLALIVLGVADILSTIHSFSLGVDTASVYALLDIYYAMYIVAGIFAIAVSASKKVLPSIPILVIVAFIGTITLGLAQVLASYLSISTPYSLVSPLLNYGILLTAGSVLYLVGFFVGRSGNLARVITGFVIGFVGAMMAISESVNFNLEIFDTYGPITWGSIIILAVAGFLAAFNKPWSMPIGKLVGEIGAVIGFLGVLYLGGQNVGYIPVLDHLPILTQLSLVLSYVGYVLDIPSSILLIIGSFFYGAKALRELNQALLS; the protein is encoded by the coding sequence ATGACGAAATATTGTCCTAAATGTGGTACACCAAACCCTGATGAGGCAGTCTTTTGCGGTAAGTGCGGGTTCAGGTTTCCTCCTATCCAACAACCCACCCCATTACCTCAACAACCACAGCCAGCTTATCCTACATACCCGCAGCAACCGGCCTACCCGCAGCAAACGTACCCGCAGTACTATCCACAGAGACAACACTGGACAGAGACAATAGGTGGTAAGCTTATCCTTGCCGGGGGCTTAATTTTAGGCTTAGCACTTATCGTATTAGGCGTAGCAGATATATTGTCTACAATTCACTCGTTTTCGCTCGGGGTAGACACGGCATCTGTATACGCCCTACTAGACATCTATTACGCAATGTATATAGTCGCAGGTATATTTGCAATAGCCGTTAGCGCGTCTAAGAAAGTACTCCCCTCTATCCCAATATTAGTTATCGTAGCCTTCATTGGTACCATTACATTGGGTTTGGCCCAAGTGTTAGCATCCTATTTAAGCATAAGCACGCCTTATTCACTGGTATCACCCCTCCTTAATTACGGCATACTCCTGACTGCGGGTTCGGTCTTATACCTAGTTGGTTTCTTCGTAGGGAGGAGCGGTAACCTTGCCCGAGTAATAACAGGTTTTGTGATAGGGTTTGTCGGAGCCATGATGGCGATTTCAGAATCAGTTAACTTTAATTTAGAGATATTTGATACGTACGGGCCTATAACGTGGGGTTCGATCATCATCTTAGCAGTAGCAGGTTTTCTAGCAGCATTTAACAAGCCTTGGTCAATGCCTATAGGTAAACTCGTAGGTGAAATAGGTGCTGTTATCGGTTTTCTCGGAGTACTTTATTTAGGAGGTCAGAACGTAGGCTATATTCCCGTGCTTGACCACCTACCCATACTGACCCAACTGTCACTTGTCCTATCGTATGTAGGTTATGTACTGGATATCCCATCGAGTATATTGTTAATTATAGGGAGCTTCTTCTACGGTGCTAAAGCCCTGAGGGAATTAAACCAAGCATTATTGTCCTAA
- a CDS encoding DUF3834 domain-containing protein: MKVLAAPGPVSYPVIVNNKGIELSFSKEGNADVVLDSTVSLAKRGLKLNYITVKGLMTVYPTVGRKIGVPKMLTAANVLAKALIDTKGLNAEIVGIDDMQKVLEALKKGEIDSAIIPSGIAKGVTFEELLGIPGSCGANVKQEFRDSFTSLYNEGIDMFKEDPEGFASKVVSTLGGRVSKEFVINVMKNSEFKVEELSNDNDFVSLVKKYLN; the protein is encoded by the coding sequence ATGAAAGTGTTAGCCGCACCGGGTCCGGTTTCATACCCCGTTATAGTAAATAATAAAGGAATAGAGTTATCCTTCTCTAAAGAAGGTAACGCAGATGTAGTCCTAGATTCTACTGTTTCCTTAGCTAAGAGAGGGCTCAAATTAAATTATATTACAGTTAAGGGCTTAATGACCGTATACCCCACCGTAGGTAGGAAGATCGGAGTACCGAAAATGCTTACCGCAGCTAATGTGTTAGCCAAGGCATTAATCGATACTAAAGGGTTAAACGCTGAAATAGTAGGTATAGACGATATGCAAAAGGTATTAGAAGCACTGAAGAAAGGAGAAATTGATAGTGCGATAATACCGTCCGGGATTGCTAAAGGAGTCACATTTGAAGAACTGTTAGGGATTCCGGGTAGTTGCGGTGCTAATGTAAAGCAGGAGTTTAGGGACAGTTTCACCTCTTTATATAATGAAGGGATAGACATGTTTAAGGAAGACCCTGAAGGCTTCGCGTCCAAAGTCGTTTCAACATTAGGAGGGAGGGTTAGTAAAGAGTTTGTGATAAATGTGATGAAGAACTCTGAATTTAAAGTAGAGGAATTGTCTAATGACAACGATTTCGTATCCTTGGTAAAGAAATATCTTAACTAA
- a CDS encoding PQQ-binding-like beta-propeller repeat protein, whose product MNLTLWTHNVNSLGKGWAAAYRQTVGCAVGPSEANGIVFVASNSGPVYAINVYTGKIIFKLPLPSTLSMWMPLVYHGILYLGLGGAMFNYQQGLLNAYGGGHRGQYTGVSGLLALNATTGKPLWFILTKSQAMPTRIIVNNKLVFDDGDGNIYGVNPFNGKVLWKFSYNGSGNMASLDYYNGIVIAGFSEAYPVNTSAIVGVYIKNGSLAWIIKLPFAVTSSVGDAVPGVYNGYLVDGFLGYGSGHGPYLSDIKAREVLLIANASTGKILVLENVTNKTVHPSDTNNGYNPLVINSTIYLPTITGTVEAFNLQGKLLWSSPQISNTVIQSAPLLYKNFLIVTTGPNIVVLNASGGKVINVYHTPFIIRQQPVIVGQTVIETTSTDWVFAIPLVDLLHETEVPPLGVAKLYPNMLLRLHIRVTVKA is encoded by the coding sequence ATGAACCTAACTTTGTGGACACATAACGTTAACTCATTAGGAAAGGGATGGGCAGCAGCTTATAGACAGACCGTGGGGTGTGCAGTGGGCCCGTCTGAGGCTAATGGGATAGTATTTGTCGCGTCAAATTCAGGGCCAGTATACGCGATTAACGTCTATACCGGAAAGATTATTTTTAAGCTTCCCTTACCAAGTACACTGTCCATGTGGATGCCACTAGTTTATCATGGAATTTTATATCTAGGGTTAGGAGGTGCTATGTTTAACTACCAACAAGGGCTACTCAACGCCTACGGAGGTGGACATAGAGGACAATATACTGGCGTAAGTGGACTACTGGCTTTGAACGCTACTACAGGGAAACCTTTATGGTTTATCTTAACTAAATCTCAAGCAATGCCTACAAGGATCATTGTTAATAACAAGCTGGTGTTCGATGACGGTGATGGAAACATTTACGGTGTAAATCCGTTTAACGGAAAGGTATTATGGAAATTCTCTTATAACGGAAGTGGCAATATGGCGTCTCTTGATTATTATAACGGTATAGTAATAGCTGGATTTTCAGAAGCCTATCCAGTAAATACATCTGCAATCGTAGGTGTGTATATTAAGAACGGGAGTCTAGCTTGGATAATAAAATTACCTTTCGCTGTCACGTCCAGTGTCGGGGATGCCGTCCCTGGCGTGTATAACGGTTATTTAGTTGACGGTTTCTTAGGTTACGGATCCGGTCATGGACCTTATTTATCCGATATAAAAGCTAGGGAGGTACTGCTTATAGCTAATGCAAGTACTGGTAAAATCCTTGTTTTAGAAAATGTTACTAATAAGACTGTACATCCAAGCGATACAAATAACGGTTATAATCCTTTAGTCATAAATAGTACAATTTACTTGCCCACGATTACAGGGACTGTCGAGGCTTTCAATCTCCAAGGAAAACTCTTATGGTCGTCTCCTCAAATATCTAACACGGTGATTCAAAGTGCTCCACTACTATACAAAAATTTCCTTATTGTTACTACCGGTCCCAATATAGTTGTACTAAATGCAAGCGGCGGAAAAGTAATTAATGTATATCATACTCCATTCATAATAAGACAGCAACCCGTAATAGTCGGGCAAACTGTTATCGAAACGACTTCCACAGACTGGGTGTTTGCTATACCATTAGTAGACCTCTTGCATGAAACAGAGGTTCCGCCTTTGGGTGTAGCCAAACTCTACCCAAACATGCTTCTACGCCTACACATAAGGGTTACCGTCAAGGCATAA
- a CDS encoding YncE family protein, whose protein sequence is MNRITLLAILLLITSILVSASTITVNTISTASGPSYGVYADGKIIIVAQGAFELQCIENNTIVNTIPLPHDPADPFKVAYDQGYLFVIYQKGPLVVLKDGKVISTYNIPHVGKYPDILTAGKYVAVTASNGYKVYFFTPSGEIGSVSVEPNPQALAYDNYTNTIYVGAYGYNVIDGISLSTMKVTQQIKINATVVDTMTFVPPDLLAVATYNQQVEFINVTSGKVVATASFSPPDTGIFGYSQITYDPADGYVLLSIAHHNDLVAVISTNGEVKYLVTVGNSPNGIIFDPQNNYVYVLNYGSNSISYFLSPNITTHTVSTSSNFTLLYMVVVVIIILLVVGGIVAFRRRK, encoded by the coding sequence ATGAACAGAATAACCCTTTTGGCTATTTTATTATTAATTACCTCGATCCTGGTCTCAGCTTCAACTATAACCGTAAATACGATTTCTACGGCTTCAGGGCCCAGTTACGGAGTATACGCTGACGGTAAGATAATAATAGTCGCACAAGGCGCTTTTGAGCTCCAATGCATAGAGAACAACACAATAGTTAATACCATCCCACTCCCACATGACCCAGCAGACCCGTTTAAGGTGGCCTATGACCAAGGTTACTTGTTCGTAATATACCAAAAAGGCCCCTTAGTAGTCCTAAAGGACGGGAAAGTCATATCAACATATAACATACCCCACGTAGGTAAGTACCCCGATATACTGACCGCAGGTAAGTACGTCGCAGTAACGGCTTCTAATGGGTATAAAGTCTATTTCTTCACACCTTCTGGAGAAATAGGCTCTGTGTCAGTGGAACCCAACCCTCAGGCTTTAGCTTATGACAATTACACTAACACGATATATGTAGGGGCTTACGGGTATAATGTTATAGACGGCATATCACTATCTACTATGAAAGTCACTCAGCAGATCAAGATCAACGCTACCGTGGTTGACACGATGACCTTTGTACCCCCGGACCTACTTGCCGTTGCGACGTATAACCAACAAGTGGAGTTCATAAACGTGACTAGCGGTAAGGTAGTAGCTACCGCGTCGTTCTCCCCACCAGATACCGGGATATTCGGTTATTCGCAAATAACCTATGACCCCGCTGACGGCTACGTCTTACTCAGTATAGCCCACCATAACGATTTAGTGGCGGTAATAAGTACAAACGGGGAAGTAAAGTACTTGGTCACAGTGGGCAATTCCCCTAACGGAATCATATTTGACCCTCAAAACAATTACGTATATGTACTAAATTACGGCTCTAATTCTATAAGTTACTTCCTTTCACCCAACATAACTACCCACACAGTATCGACCTCGTCCAACTTCACACTGCTTTACATGGTAGTAGTAGTAATCATAATCCTGCTAGTAGTAGGGGGTATTGTTGCGTTCAGGAGGAGGAAATAA
- a CDS encoding DUF4898 domain-containing protein, with translation MLQLRSEVVQKIKIPLSLVSNFEKFFKLIIPKDVEQIILLIPAGLDGETITTSINKVKPDIPIFVIESDTCGSNEILLLLEKSKKISKRIP, from the coding sequence GTGCTTCAGCTCCGTTCAGAAGTAGTACAGAAAATAAAAATACCCTTAAGTCTCGTTAGTAATTTTGAAAAATTCTTTAAGCTGATAATTCCGAAAGATGTGGAACAGATTATACTCTTAATACCGGCTGGACTAGACGGGGAAACAATCACCACTTCTATAAATAAAGTCAAGCCTGATATACCAATCTTCGTAATAGAAAGTGACACTTGTGGAAGTAACGAGATTCTTCTGCTGCTTGAAAAGTCCAAGAAGATAAGTAAGCGTATACCTTAA
- the sor gene encoding sulfur oxygenase/reductase: MAKPYVAINMAEVKNDPKTLELFGKVGPKVCMVTARHPGFVGFQNHVQIGAVPLGTRWGGAKMEMSQEMHSLTLMQYTFWKHWKDHEEMHRQNWANLFRLCLQCSDQMIWGPYEPLYEIVYANMPLNTEMTDFTVMVGKKFASGEAVSIPPISQPYGKRVVAFGEHVVKEGLESQFEENAIKTLEAFRSAPGFLGGMILKEIGVSPLGSLQLNAKGFHQILETANGMDVPEPVTIYEAPEFRNRPQRYIVHTEWSDTNALMFGLGRVLIHPEVRQIHDKVLDTLVFGPYIRVLNPMMEGTYWREYLNEYHL; encoded by the coding sequence ATGGCTAAACCATATGTAGCTATAAACATGGCAGAAGTTAAGAATGATCCTAAGACACTAGAGCTTTTTGGCAAAGTAGGTCCGAAGGTCTGTATGGTAACAGCTAGACACCCCGGCTTTGTAGGTTTTCAGAACCATGTACAAATAGGAGCAGTGCCGCTAGGGACTAGGTGGGGAGGAGCAAAGATGGAGATGAGCCAAGAGATGCACAGCTTAACGTTAATGCAGTATACGTTTTGGAAGCATTGGAAAGACCACGAAGAGATGCACAGACAGAACTGGGCTAACTTATTCAGGTTATGTCTACAGTGCTCCGACCAGATGATCTGGGGGCCTTATGAACCCTTATACGAGATAGTGTATGCAAACATGCCGTTAAACACGGAGATGACAGACTTCACAGTAATGGTAGGTAAGAAGTTCGCTTCAGGCGAAGCTGTTTCGATCCCTCCGATCTCCCAGCCCTACGGCAAAAGAGTGGTAGCGTTTGGTGAACACGTAGTAAAAGAGGGGTTAGAAAGCCAATTTGAGGAAAATGCTATAAAGACTTTAGAGGCCTTCAGGTCTGCCCCAGGTTTTCTAGGAGGTATGATACTCAAAGAAATCGGGGTCTCACCTTTAGGGAGTCTACAGCTTAACGCTAAGGGCTTCCACCAGATATTAGAGACTGCAAACGGAATGGACGTACCAGAGCCAGTTACCATATACGAGGCCCCCGAGTTCAGGAATAGGCCCCAAAGGTATATAGTCCACACGGAATGGAGTGATACCAATGCTTTAATGTTTGGTCTTGGCAGAGTACTGATACATCCCGAGGTGAGGCAGATACACGATAAAGTATTAGATACGCTAGTTTTCGGCCCCTATATAAGAGTCCTAAACCCGATGATGGAAGGCACGTACTGGAGAGAATACTTAAACGAATATCACTTGTAA
- a CDS encoding ArsR/SmtB family transcription factor, with amino-acid sequence MASFFSALSDRTRLTIVLYLMEKGSATVQELSEGLGKSQSLISHHLSCLKNCGVVKVEKKGKFSYYYIADEDVKRIITMAINHAVQYGKSIMSCEIIKSEGLEATTGKD; translated from the coding sequence ATGGCGTCATTCTTTTCTGCCCTTTCTGATAGGACAAGGCTGACGATAGTGTTATATTTGATGGAAAAAGGCAGCGCAACAGTCCAAGAGTTAAGCGAGGGCTTAGGTAAATCCCAGTCCTTGATCTCTCACCACCTCTCCTGCTTAAAGAACTGCGGAGTGGTGAAGGTGGAGAAGAAAGGGAAGTTTTCTTATTACTACATAGCCGACGAAGATGTGAAAAGGATAATAACGATGGCTATAAACCACGCTGTACAATACGGTAAGTCCATAATGTCGTGTGAGATAATCAAGTCAGAAGGTCTTGAGGCCACTACCGGTAAGGACTAG
- a CDS encoding pyridoxal-phosphate dependent enzyme, with protein MEFTVKCSRCGRERENIYEITCPRCGGPFKVEIMGDYTPEVRENFPYLREWVSLGEGNTPLLKVGKLRFKLDFLNPTGSYKDRGSVTLISYLKQVGIKDISEDSSGNAGASISAYSAAAGINATIFVPENAKGSKLRQIESYGAKVVKVKGSRDDVMKAAMGSGKYYASHILQPFFRDGIRTLAYEIISQYKDTREIVIPVSAGTLLLGLYEGLTHLLRSGIIEEKPKIIAVQTEQVMPLCASFHKIPYTPPEKVDSIADALVSTQPVLLPEMMKAIDECVVVKEEEILRSWKDLARMGLLVEYSSATVLAGSEKVDLQDPVLVLTGSGLKTF; from the coding sequence ATGGAGTTCACAGTCAAGTGCTCAAGATGCGGTAGAGAGAGGGAAAACATATACGAGATAACATGTCCGAGGTGTGGGGGACCTTTTAAGGTAGAAATAATGGGGGACTACACGCCGGAGGTGCGGGAAAACTTCCCTTACCTGAGGGAATGGGTCTCATTAGGAGAGGGGAATACTCCCCTTCTTAAGGTAGGGAAACTTCGCTTCAAACTCGATTTCCTGAACCCTACCGGTTCGTACAAGGATCGCGGGTCTGTGACCCTCATATCTTACTTAAAACAAGTAGGGATAAAAGACATATCGGAGGACTCTTCGGGCAATGCCGGTGCGTCAATTTCAGCCTACTCTGCAGCTGCAGGGATTAATGCTACTATTTTCGTACCAGAAAACGCCAAAGGCAGTAAACTCAGACAGATAGAGAGTTACGGAGCTAAGGTAGTTAAAGTGAAAGGTAGTAGGGACGACGTCATGAAGGCTGCTATGGGCTCGGGGAAGTATTACGCTTCCCACATACTTCAGCCTTTTTTCAGGGATGGGATAAGGACCCTAGCTTATGAGATCATCTCACAGTACAAGGACACGAGGGAGATAGTGATACCTGTGTCAGCAGGGACTTTACTTTTAGGGCTTTATGAGGGGTTAACCCACCTATTAAGGAGTGGGATTATAGAAGAAAAGCCTAAAATAATTGCGGTTCAGACAGAACAAGTTATGCCGTTATGCGCGAGTTTCCATAAAATACCTTATACTCCCCCCGAAAAGGTTGACAGTATAGCAGACGCGTTAGTGTCTACACAACCCGTATTACTACCCGAGATGATGAAAGCAATAGACGAATGTGTTGTGGTGAAGGAAGAGGAGATATTAAGGTCTTGGAAGGACCTCGCTAGGATGGGCCTCCTTGTTGAGTACAGTTCTGCCACAGTCTTAGCAGGGAGTGAAAAAGTAGACTTACAAGACCCCGTCCTAGTCCTTACCGGTAGTGGCCTCAAGACCTTCTGA